A region from the Lolium perenne isolate Kyuss_39 chromosome 4, Kyuss_2.0, whole genome shotgun sequence genome encodes:
- the LOC127346704 gene encoding uncharacterized protein, whose product MATSVLPDDLVVEILSRLPLKSFCHFKCVCKSWLAFSSDSYYYQKLPRAHAGLLLCKWGAVCEVVMGALPLALDAPDTRTQLLNDRTIQLPGFPNGLENKFCCLDGCLGQSSGLLCYAQQELDGCMMRIWSLEGSDRWVVKHRVSMVNVFGSDILLHINSQGSWYFDYDILTFDLERELVILLDLTTDKVLSFSISTGEGSEILKIPRFFNQYRGLLYVPYYRKFQLQGLKGLKINASL is encoded by the exons ATGGCCACATCTGTACTACCTGATGACCTGGTGGTGGAGATCCTGTCTCGGCTGCCGCTCAAGTCCTTTTGCCATTTCAAATGTGTCTGCAAGTCTTGGCTTGCGTTCTCATCTGATTCATACTACTACCAGAAGCTCCCAAGAGCCCATGCTGGTCTCCT TCTTTGTAAATGGGGTGCTGTATGTGAGGTAGTTATGGGGGCATTGCCTCTGGCACTCGATGCACCTGACACACGCACGCAGTTGCTCAATGATAGGACCATTCAGCTACCAGGATTTCCAAATGGACTAGAGAATAAGTTTTGCTGCCTTGACGGGTGTCTTGGCCAGTCATCTGGACTCTTATGCTATGCACAACAAGAATTGGATGGTTGCATGATGCGGATTTGGAGTTTGGAAGGCTCTGATAGGTGGGTGGTGAAGCATCGTGTAAGTATGGTCAACGTATTTGGGAGTGATATCTTGCTCCATATTAATAGTCAAGGATCGTGGTATTTCGATTATGACATCCTGACATTTGACTTGGAGAGAGAGCTGGTTATCCTTCTTGACCTTACTACTGATAAGGTGCTCTCATTTAGCATTAGCACTGGAGAAGGCTCAGAGATCCTAAAGATTCCAAGGTTCTTTAACCAATATCGAGGTCTACTCTATGTGCCATACTACCGCAAGTTCCAGCTTCAGGGCTTAAAGGGGCTCAAGATCAATGCTAGCTTGTAA